From a single Rhodospirillaceae bacterium genomic region:
- a CDS encoding NADH:ubiquinone oxidoreductase subunit NDUFA12, which produces MGTHIGTRIYTALNGLQVGADDQGNRYYVERHEPQGRRRKRWVIYNGEREASRVPPEWHGWLHYMVDETPDEAPVERRPWQAEHRPNLTGTPEAWHPPGSEYEEGPRDAATGDYEPWRPS; this is translated from the coding sequence TTGGGCACGCATATCGGCACCCGCATCTATACCGCCCTGAACGGCCTGCAGGTCGGCGCGGACGATCAGGGCAACCGCTATTATGTCGAACGCCACGAGCCGCAGGGCCGCCGCCGCAAGCGCTGGGTCATCTACAACGGCGAGCGCGAGGCGTCGCGCGTGCCGCCGGAATGGCACGGCTGGCTGCACTATATGGTCGACGAGACGCCGGACGAGGCGCCCGTCGAGCGCAGGCCCTGGCAGGCCGAACACCGGCCCAACCTGACCGGCACGCCCGAGGCCTGGCATCCGCCGGGCAGCGAATACGAAGAAGGCCCGCGCGACGCGGCGACCGGCGACTACGAACCGTGGCGGCCCTCCTAG
- a CDS encoding type II toxin-antitoxin system RelE/ParE family toxin has product MIRSWRNAASRKVWEGETPNRFRGLDVDAAVDLLLALNAAGALRDLSPLKSVGLHKLKGARANQWAMTVNGPWRICFEFRAGDAYEVEIVDYHRG; this is encoded by the coding sequence GTGATCCGCTCATGGCGCAACGCCGCCAGTCGAAAGGTCTGGGAAGGCGAGACTCCAAACCGGTTTCGAGGCCTGGACGTCGATGCCGCGGTCGATCTGTTGCTGGCGCTTAACGCGGCCGGCGCTCTCCGCGATCTGAGCCCGCTCAAGAGCGTCGGGCTGCACAAGCTCAAGGGTGCGCGCGCAAACCAATGGGCCATGACGGTGAACGGGCCGTGGCGGATTTGTTTCGAGTTCCGGGCGGGCGACGCCTACGAAGTCGAGATCGTCGACTACCACAGGGGATGA
- a CDS encoding MlaD family protein: MRENRTVLALTGAFAIALVLLGMVFGLAAGDGARRGYLLHATYDQADGLAVGAPVFLAGVRVGTVERMSLDPQRFKARVALRIDEAVDVPEESAAMIVSDGVLGGKSVKIEPGSGDDMMAKGSAFELVQDAVIVESLLERIVAAAAAARRTGPDR; this comes from the coding sequence ATGAGGGAAAACCGCACCGTCCTTGCGCTCACCGGCGCGTTCGCCATCGCGCTGGTCCTGCTCGGCATGGTTTTCGGGCTGGCCGCCGGCGACGGCGCCCGCCGTGGCTACCTGCTCCACGCGACCTACGACCAGGCCGACGGGCTGGCCGTCGGCGCGCCGGTGTTTCTCGCCGGCGTCCGGGTCGGGACGGTCGAGCGCATGAGCCTGGATCCGCAGCGCTTCAAGGCGCGCGTCGCCCTGCGCATCGACGAGGCCGTGGACGTGCCGGAAGAGAGCGCCGCCATGATCGTCAGCGACGGCGTGCTCGGCGGCAAATCGGTCAAGATCGAACCGGGCTCCGGCGACGACATGATGGCGAAGGGCAGCGCGTTCGAGCTGGTGCAGGACGCGGTCATCGTCGAGAGCCTGCTCGAGCGGATCGTCGCGGCCGCCGCCGCGGCGCGCCGGACCGGCCCGGACAGGTAG
- a CDS encoding HigA family addiction module antitoxin: MLPVSHPGRLLRRELDARGLSANRFARALGVSPGRVTDILNGRRSITADTAVRLGLYFGNGASFWSGLQSQYDIARVERDRGAEIAGHVRPADAA, translated from the coding sequence ATGCTCCCGGTTTCCCATCCCGGCCGGCTGTTGAGGCGCGAACTCGATGCCAGAGGCCTGAGCGCAAACCGGTTTGCGCGCGCCCTCGGCGTATCGCCGGGCCGCGTCACCGACATTCTGAACGGCCGCCGTTCGATCACTGCCGACACCGCGGTTCGCCTCGGCCTCTATTTCGGCAACGGCGCGTCGTTCTGGTCCGGGCTCCAGAGTCAATACGACATCGCCCGGGTCGAACGGGACCGCGGCGCTGAGATCGCCGGGCATGTGCGCCCGGCGGACGCCGCTTAG
- a CDS encoding outer membrane lipid asymmetry maintenance protein MlaD — MGQRLIETVMGAVVLAVAVLFLVFAWNTADLRPVEGYTLKAGFASVGGLAPGSDVRIGGVKVGSVTGQRIDPESYRAEISFTVRAGLALPADTEASVTSDGLLGGKYLRLVPGVSKRRLAPGDTLAKTRDALALEELLARAIFLLAEPPRGADGGGTNGKEDAQ; from the coding sequence GTGGGACAGAGGCTGATCGAAACGGTGATGGGCGCGGTGGTCCTGGCGGTGGCCGTCCTGTTCCTGGTCTTCGCCTGGAACACGGCCGATCTGCGCCCGGTCGAGGGCTACACGCTGAAGGCCGGTTTCGCTTCCGTCGGCGGGCTCGCGCCGGGCAGCGACGTGCGGATCGGCGGCGTCAAGGTCGGCTCGGTGACCGGCCAGCGGATCGATCCGGAAAGCTATCGCGCCGAAATCAGCTTCACGGTGCGCGCCGGTCTCGCGTTGCCGGCGGATACCGAGGCGTCGGTGACCAGCGACGGGTTGCTCGGCGGCAAGTATCTGCGGCTCGTCCCCGGCGTGTCGAAGCGGCGCCTGGCGCCCGGCGATACGCTTGCGAAAACGCGCGACGCGCTGGCGCTGGAAGAATTGCTGGCGCGCGCGATATTCCTGCTCGCCGAGCCGCCGCGCGGGGCGGACGGCGGCGGCACGAACGGGAAAGAAGACGCGCAATGA